A stretch of DNA from Pristis pectinata isolate sPriPec2 chromosome 35, sPriPec2.1.pri, whole genome shotgun sequence:
cccccccacccaccccactgatATTCACAGctgcctgtttccttgctattcCTTGATCACTTCCTCTCATTGTCTCATCTCCTTTTTCTCTCCCAATCTCATTTCCTCTTTGTCCACTTCCCAGAAACATTTCTCCCTACTgacttagtcatagagttgtacagcacagaaacggacccgtcggtccaccatgtctatgcctacctttttatcatctgtattaattacatttatctgcattaggcCTACATCTTTACatactttgcctatttaagtgcctgtctaaatgtctcttaaatgtagtgattgcatctgactgcaccacctcctctggcagcgagttccagataacaacccctctctgtgtttttaaaaaaagtacctcTCAGATCGTCTTTTGAAACACCTTCCCCTcacatgccctcttgttcttgataccccactatgggaaaaggattctgactatttacctggtttatccttctcataattttatcaggttACCCcacaacctccttcgctccaggtaaAAAAGGGtctgcctatccaatttctccccaatTCAGAcaaatgtcctggtgaatctcctctgcactctctccagcgcaaccacatgtggtgatcggaactgcacacaatactccaagtacagtctaatcaatgttttgtaaagttgcaacataatgtcccaacttgtaTATTCTTTGCCCTATGAAGGCAggcttgccatatgccttctacACCACCTTATCGACCTGTGTCACCTTACAATTGCACTTTCAAAATCCTAACAATCTAAACTACAACCAGGTCCTGACTAAGACCTACTTATTTCCACATCTAATATTACTTGACTCAGCTCCTCTTGCTGCTGAACCCCATTCCATGGCTCTTGACCACTCCAATATACTCTGGCTGTCTCCCTTCTAGGGTGAAAGTAAGCCAGTATGGGTCAGCACAGCAACCAATAAGAAAGTGAACAGCGTTACTTTTGCAATACAACTGTGCTGAACAGAAATGCACACGACTGTATaggtaaaaaaaatctgttactTTCACCTCCTCCATCCTTGTTCTACAATACCAAATTTGACCTAATCCAAAACTCTGGTGCCCGTGTCCTAACGCACAGCAAACCCTGTTTAGCATCAGCCCCTGCGCTCACGGACCTACACCACCTCTTAGTTGAGCAATgcctgatttttaaatttttcatccTTCTGTTCAAGTTCTTCCGTGGTCTTGACCCTGCCCATTCATGtatcctcctccagccctacttCTCTCCATGATCTCTGGGCTCCCCTCCAATTCAGGCCTCTTGATCCTTGGTTTTAGTTTCTTCACAATTAGCGGctatgctttcagctgccaagacttAAACTCTGGTATATCCTCATTAAACCTCCCTGACTTACTCTCTGCCTAATGATGCTCCACGAAATCCATCTCTTTGAACAAGCCTTTGGTCCTCATAAAGTCTCCTTATATGATTCAAcgtcaagttttgtttgataacgCTCTTGTGAGGCACTTGAGATATTTTGCTACTTTAGAGGTGGTATAAGATTACTAAGacagaggagaagattcaaggatgtgctcaaagcctgcaTGAAGAAATTCAACATCCTCAGACTCATAGAGCAATGcaccatggatacaggcccttcagcccaaccagtccatgccgaccacattgaccatccagctagtcccaatttcctgcgttcagctcatatccctccaagctccacccttccatgtacctttccaagtgcttcttaagtgatactgttgtacctgccacacccacttcctctggcagctcgttctatatactcaccaccctctgtgtgaaaaggttgccctcagatcccttttaaatctttcccctttcactctaaaccaatggcccccagttttggactcccctaccctggggaaaagacaattATCATCCGCCTCTTATAACCTATAAGGCCggtcctcattctcctatgttccaaggaataaagacctagcctggccaacctctccctataattcaggtcctcaagtcctgacaacatcctcgtaaatcttttctgcactctttccagtttaaacatgtctttcctataacagggtgaccacaactgtacacagatttccaagtgcggcctcacctacATACAACTCCTAGGGTGTCTGGCTCACAACCACTCACGCTGGAGGAGGAGCGTTCAGGATGGTCTTGAGAATCTGGAGACCACACTTTGGGACCATTCAGAAGTCATGCATGAGTGGTAGAAGGAGTGCAACAATTTACAGTCTTCCTACCTGCCTGTCCTTTTGGCTACAACCTCTCAAAgattctgcagttcccacattggcttcatgaACCATTTCAAAACACATCAGGATGGTAGTAATTCATCCTTAATTCTGTGGGACTGCATGAGAAGAGATGAAGATATAGATGCTGTTGTTGTTGGAGAGAAGCACATTCTATTCATCCTTCCCACATAAGCATGACCTTGTGTTTCTGGTATCATTCTTATAAATCTCTTTTGCCCCTCTCCAGTTCTCCTATAACCTTTAAATATTATGACAACTGGAACTGTTTCAACTGAACGTCTTTCTATCTGAAGAGAGAGTCAGCAGTGTCCATTGGTATGCTCATGGCTTTCTGTGACCAGTGAGCAGCCAAGCAACCTTAGTGCATCACTGACTGCCAAGGTAATATTCATTTTTTACTTTTGTTACTTCTGCAATAAAACTTgtccttaaaaaaaaccttaataaGAAAATAATCTCTACTCTTCAGAAGACATCCCCTTTAGAGTGGTGTAAATAAATAATGGCCAGATTATTCAGCAAAATGTAAAGTGAAATATCACattaaatattgcatttttttctctccactttccCCATTAGGCCAAGTGACTTACTAGGTGAATAATGGAAGTTGCATTTCAGCCTCACTGTTTGAAACATATTAACTATTTTTATGCAAATTTATTGCACTCTCTGATGAGAATAGTAAATCTTTCATTTTCACTCAATTCATTCTATATCTAAATCTCATTATTTAGAATGAAATATTGATATAGAACTAGATAATACAAATACTGGTCGTGTCATTGACAAAAAGGAAATAAGCTGCAGCCTGCAAAAACCTGCAAGAATTCTAGTCAGGTGGGGAGAAAAATGGCCAGTAAAATTCAGTATGACAAAGTGCAAGGTAATAGGTTTAGGAGGATAAAGAAGGCAAAGGAATATTTAAAGAGGTAGAATACCGAGAGGcatagaggaacagagagacttgggaCTGCATATGTAGAGATTCTCAAAGCTATCAGAATAGATAAATAAGAAGACATAAACACTTAAATAGAAGCATTGAAAATCATGCTCcaactattaaaaaaaacactggttagactataGGCCaatgttctggtcaccatattactgGAAACTGGATAGAGAAGATTTGCTGTAGAATTTTAAATAAAGGGAAGATTGGCTAATTAGGGGTTGTTTATTTCGCAACAGCAGCAGCAAATGagagatttttaaattaaatatataattaaGAGAGGCCCATTTTCCTTctggggacatagatttaaaataaacataagTAAAGAATTCAAGGAAAAGATTCTTCCTTCAAATCATAGTCAGAGTTTGTAGCTTGCTCCCTGAAAAGATGATGAAGGAAGAAACCCTCCTGACATTTAAATGTTGAGCACTTGAAAAGATgacatcatagaaacatacaacacagaaacagccctttcagctcaccccatccatgctgactgcgaTGACTGTCCAtgataattccatttgcccacattaggcctctatctctctacatctttcctatctaaataccttgtaattgtatctgcctccaccacctcctctggcagctcgttccagataaccaccaccctctatgtgaaaaacttactcctcagatctcctttaaatttctccccttctaccttaaacctgtgccctctaagttCTGGGCTCCCCTGTCCTGGAGTAAAGTTTCTGATCATCTATGCCCTTCAGGGGGTACAGCCCAGTTTTTGGCCcagtttggtttattattgtcacttgtaccgaggtacagtgaaaaacttgtcttgcacactgatcgtacagatcaattcattacacagtgcagttacattgggttagtacagagtgcattgaggtagtacaggtaaaaacaataacagtacagagtaaagtgtcacagcttcagagaacgTGCagggcaaataaggtgcaaggtcacaacaagttagatcgtgaggtcagagtccatctcatcgtcagGGTCGACAGTCAAAATCTTGAGGTCCAGGGCTGGTATGGAGTATAAGCCAGCGCTGGGGAGAGGGGTAAGTGTCGGTAGGATTTTGTTTCCGTCGTGATGGACACAATagagcaaatggcctccttcagtgcccTTAATTTCAATGACTCCATGTAAAATAAACATTGAACAACCTCCACTAACTTTcaacaaaaataacaggatttaaaaataaaaacacaaaaagcaTCAATTGTGAAATTCTACCATTTGTTAACAATAGATGCCGCAAACAGTTTAAAATAAATCTCAATTAATTTGTTGTTAATGTCTGTTCGGAGGCCGGAACTTTACAGCGGCAATTAGTTCCCCCGAGCGAGGATCCTGTTGATGATCGGAAACTGTCCGTAGAGCTTTGGATTCCGGGTTGTGAAACTTTGGATTAAAACGCTTTTTATTGAATGATATCTGGGGCAAAATGGAAATGAACCGCGTGTAAAATGTGAGGCGATGGACGGGGAAGATTGTGCGAACCCGGCGGAAGGTAAAGCTGTGGGTGATGGCCAGCGGGGGCGAGGGGTGCGGCCTGGACCCGGGGCCGAGGCCTCGGCTCTCGGCAGGATCCGCGGCCGCCGGGGGATGACGTCGCGCCGAGTTCTCCACGATGATTTCATGTTCCCGAGGcttaaattacaaggagagatttgtGCTGTGTTCCCTGGAATATAGTCAATTGTTTTTCCACCTGCAAAATCCATTTGTTGGGATCTGGGGTGGCTGCCAAGGCCAACGTTTATTGTCGGTGCCcagggtcccccccccccccccccggcaaggGGCTGGAGAGCTGCTGCTGCCACCTTGAACCGCTGAAGCTCCttcggtgaaggtgctcccagggGTGGTACAGGGACTGTAAACTGGGGCCATGCTATTCGGTGTTTAGGTGATGTTATTGAATCCTAAAATATTCTGAGTGGATTTAATAGCATAGATGCTAAAAGAATTGGGGTGGGGGATCTAGaagatggaaacacacagtgaaatgcatcttttgcatagagtgttcagggggcagcccgcaagtgtcgccacgcttccggcgccaacacagcatgtccacaacttcctaacccgtacgtctttggaatgtgggaggaaaccggagcacccggaggaaacccatgcagacacagggagaacgtacaaactccttacagatagtggccagaattgaacgcaggtagctggtgctgtaaagcattacactaaccgctacacttgataaattggtgtattattgtcacatgtacagtgaaaaactttgtttagcatgccatccatacagcaaTTCATTAcatctgtacattgaggtagtacaagggaaaacaataacagaacccagaataaagtgttacagttacagagaaagtgtggtgcaggcagacaataaggtgcaaggtcataacgaggtagattgtgaggtcgagagtctatcttatcgttcTAGGAGACCATTAATAGTCTTAatacagcagggtagaagctgtccttgcctggtggtacatgcttagaggcttttgtatcttctgcccgatggaggggggagaagagagaatgtccagggtaggtggcatatttgattatgttgactgctttaccaactcagcgagaagtgtagacagaggcttaatttcagaataaggggtcgcctatttaaaatggagatgagaaaaTCTTCCTCTTTCAGAGGCTTTTCACTCTCTTCCCCCAGTGCTGTGGCAGTTGAAATATTTGAGGTattgcacaaagtgctggaggaacttagcaggacaggcagcatctatggagggaaatggacagttgacattttggcccagatgaagcgtcttgaccaaaaacatcaactgtccattttcctccatagatgctgcctgtcctgctgagttcctccatcactttgtgtgttgctacggattccagcatctgcagtctcctgtgtctgaaTTATTTGAGGTACTCAAGACTGAACTAGATTTTTGGTCTGCAGGTGAATCGAGTattaggaattggtttattattgtcactggtactgggatacactgaaaagcttttgttcgcgtgccacccagacagatctttccatatATAAGTATATAGACgtattaaaaaagaaaacagaatgcagaatatagtgttacggttacagagaaagtgcagtgcaggtggacaaataaagtgcaaaggacataatgaggtaaattgggagatcaagagttcatcttttagcatatgagaggttggctcaagagtctgataacagtgggatagaaatatttcttgaacctggtggtatgtgctctcaaacttttgtatcttctgcccgacaggaggagggagaagagagaatgaatggggtgggaggggtccttgaatatgttggctgtttttctgaggcagcgggaagtgtaaacggagtcaatggaggggaggctggtttgtgtgacagaaaagtggagctgaggccaatatCTGATCAGCTACGACCTTTTTGAAAGGTGGAACAGGTGCGAAGGTCCACGTGGCCTagttctgcaatttcttctgtacttttattTACTGGTTTTTGGCAGGCTTCATATTCTCGATGCTATATGAGAAATGTGTGTATGTATCTATAACCTTGCATATTTTTGAGATGATTATTAGGAGGAGGCATTGTTCTTTCTTGACAGCATCCCACCTTGATCTTGCGTAAGTCTCTGGTACTGCTGCAGTATTGTTAGGAGTTCCAGAAGTTAGATCGAGCaaaaatgaaggaatgatgatatgtGATTCAGTCAAgtgatgtgtggcttggaagaGAACCTGCACCTGATGGTTCAGATCTCCTTGCTGCCCAACGTTCTTCCTGGTGGCAGAAgtaattgaagttttcaagatagtATGGTTAACAGCTGATTTCCTTCAACGCTACTAACTGGTGGGAGAATTTAGATTAGGAACATAGATTAGAAATTAGATTCAGTATTTTCAGAAGAAAAGATGACTACTTCCATGTGCAGAGGGGCACAGATTTTGCAAATGACAGTCGATACTgtgttaattttaaaacttttttttagaattttGATTAATTATTAAAGAGTATGGGAATTATTTAAAGAGTAGTCAATGGAGTTAGATTACAAATCAGTTGCAGTTTCATTCAATGTTGGAAGACAGTTGAGAACCTAAATGGTTTCCTCGTCTTTATATGTTTGATGTAAATCCTTTCTTCCTAACCTGCTCCCCACCTCCAGAATACCAGGAGATTGAAATCTCTAATTGTAGTTCATGTTTGATGTAATATTACCTTAAATAAATACTTCAACATCTATTGGAAACAGTTAATGCTGGGAATACTGCCACTCAGGGAGCATCAGTGAACAAGGACACAGAATTTATGTATTAAGTTAATCATTGGAATCCTAAACCTTTCTTACATTGGAGACTAGACTTTAGAAAAAGTATAATGTTGCTTTAAAGTACTTTGAGATGTTCTGTAGGGAACATGAAAGGCACAGTGTTAATACATGTCATTTTTTCTTGCCctactttctctccacagatggtctCTGACCTGCTTAGAATTTCTATAActtctaatttcagattttcagcatttggcagtattttgcttttttattatttaaaggtGTATTTATACTCAAAATGCTAGACCTATAGGATTGGTAAGTGAGAGGCAGATTAaaaattacagggaaaataaaccaaagactaaaaaatctgaaatttaagaACAATGGCGCAATAGGACAGTCAACATCTGAAAGAGAGAGATTAATTTTTCATGGAATTCTTTTACTAAGATAGGATTAGTTTTGGCCATTCCAGACTTTAGAATACCTTTCCTCTACAAAATGGTGAATGGCTTCCAGTGCATTTCCAGTACTTACAGAAATTTTACTACCTCTTTAGTGCTCTGTTTTCTCAAAGACAAAATGTTCCATTAAACTGCTTAATtaatgggaaatttaaattacCCGTAGGTCCTCGAATGCAAGACGACTCTTCTCTAGATGCTGTCACACAAGAAGTAACTACACAGGCTGAGGAAATGCTTGTAGTTCCCAATGAGGGACGGGTCACCCCGAATGAGGCAGGGGAACAGAACCAACCTGGTGTTCTTGCCTCAGCAGCAGCGATCAGAGTGAGCAAGGAGTATGTTGACCTTCAGGAGGAAGGTGCCATGGACGCTTCACTGAACAGTATGTTCCACACGATATCGAGCAGCAAGGCTGTGATCAAGAGTCAACAGAAGGATGAGCCTGACCTCCGTTATGACCAGAAGCTATCCATTGTCAAGGAACTTTTCTACTGCAAGCCAGTGGTTTTCCTGGAACGGTTTCACAAGGTCATCAAAGAGGAGCACCtggtctgcttccatcacttggcTGGCAACTACGAAGTTGCTTTTTATTGTAATGAGGTACGGAAGTCGTCAATGAAGAAAAGCGCCCGAACAAACGTTCGCAACAAGAGGTACGCGGCTCTGCAGCAGCTGATCAAAGGTGATGTGCAAAacctagttttttttcccctgtccaTCCTTTAGGCTGGTGCTGACAATCTCTTCAATGTCTTCCTCAACATTAGTGTGGATGGTGAGATTTGGAGAATAATTCAACCATAGTAGGCATCGCACAAGCTGAATCAGGATCTTGATCCAAattgtcgactatccctttgcttccacagatgctgcttgactgctgagttcctccagcagtttgtttttttgctgtcatttaatctcttctgccaaCTGATCAGAGACCTTTTATTCTCTTTGcccctactccccccccccccctttacattgcaatttaatatttgttttatcACTAACCTTATCCAGTTCTGGCGTAAGGTcaatgatttgaaatgttaactcttcttcctctttccacaggtgttgcccgATCTACTAAAtaattccagcaattttgtttttttaatttctggtTTCAGCATCTAtgctattttgcttttgtaccagTATCAAGTTTGTCTATttgcatgaaaaacacgatgatgctggaggaactcagcaggccaggcagcatccgtggagaaaagcaggtggtcaacgtttcgggtcaggacccttcttcaggactgaagataggaaaaggggaagcccaatatataggagggaaaagcagagcagcgataggtggacagaagagaggaggcggggtgggcacagggtggtgatgcaggtaagagatagtgataggcaggtgtgggggaggaggggagagcagatccactgggggatgggtcaaaggtaaggaggaaaaaaaagagggtagaagaatccagcatctgcagtcctttgtttctcttgtctaTTTGCATAGTTATTTGCAGacttagacagtcagaatctttttgaaAGTAAATGTAAAGTACTAGAAgacgtgcatttaaagtgagaagggaaagtttaaaggagatgtgtggggcaagttcttttacacagagtggtgggtgcctggaacaggatggcaggggtggtggtggaagcagatataacagtggtgtttaggaggctgttagacacactaTATTcgtatggatcacgtgcaggcagaagacgaTTCAGCATCACGTTCGGCACAGAATTCTCgttgctatactgttctatgttttttacATTCCAGTATGTGATTGTTACCCCACTCCCACCATGAAATGTGAGGCCCAACACCTTGCAGCTAACGACGCAAGGGCATCCAGCAATCTATGAATGGTTTGGGCGAGATGGCCAACTTGCTTTGTGTGAATCATCAGTATTAACCTCCATCCTCcaagttaacgcttcaggtccagacccttcatcagatgggggagggggtcagagggagagaaaacgaattagttttcagttgcagttCAGTTTTCTGTGACTGAATAacttattttctccttttctcagttctgacaaaatgttaactctgtttctctctccccacagatgctgcctgacttgctgagtgtttccagcattttctgttcatatttcagatttccggcttTTGCATTTGTtcgattttgtttttaaacctcCATCCTCCCACTTGAAGGCACATGTCCCCCAAGACTGTGGGTTCAGGCTCCAGTCCAGAGTGTGGGAAGTCTGGGCTGATAGTCCATGCAGTACTAAGGGAGAGCTGCATTTTTGGAGGTGCTAATTTactgacattaaaccaaggccatttttcccccacagatgaatgtgtggtggggggggggtggtgtgggagggggagtaattccagggattcaccaccctctaattTTTCCTCTCTTCGGTTCCAATCAATCTGGCCACTGTCACATTgccgtttgtgggagcttgctgtgtataaaatCCCTAACATGTTTTCTACATGTGAGCAGTAACTGGACTTCAAAGTACTTCGTTGGCACTGGCTATAGGACCTGAGAGAGGTATGCCAGTCAGTATAATCAGATCACCTGTGTTGGTGTTGTTGGTcaagggatgaatattggccccAGGAAGCCACAGTGAACTACTCTGTTCTTTCTTGTTCACCCGAGAGAGGAttcagggccttggtttaatatagcatctgcagtgtgtGGGGCCCAAACCATGGTTTTAAGCTGCCCTGATTTTTCTACAGAAATTCTACTTTATATTCCTGAGTGAGCGTAAGACTTCAGGATGAAACATATTAAGTGGCACAGTTCATGATAATTGCACACTCCTCTGACCTCTGTTAAGCTAGAACATTTGAACCATAAAAATATAAATCTTTTCTATGTCAGTGAATATCATGCAAATTGTAATTTTTGCTCGTGTActtctgagcaaaaaaaaatcaattataaatattttccacaatctcttcctcctctcccataATATTTAATGAATTGATGTACTAATCTACAGTAGGAATGCAACAGTTTTCCCCTCTATATTGTGCTTGCATCTTGTTTTAACAGCGTCAGCTCTTCCTAATAAGATGTAAACTGAAGCTCCTTCTAATCTATGTTCTCAAATCCACCCAGTTCTCCCAAGCCAGCTTGCTAGTTTTGTATCAGATAATTGCCGATTTTATCGCTGCATTTGTAACCAGTTAGAACTGAAATTTTATTCTTCCTGTATTTTGTTCAGTATACCAAAGAATGGAGACCTCTCACCCTGTGGGTCGCATTGACAGAGCTAGGTGCTGGAAGTAAGCTAACAGCATTGTAACCCACTCCTTTATCTACTCTTCTGTTTGTTTAGAATTTTTAAATAGTGCAATCAATGCAAATATTTACACAGCTCGATAGAATCCATTGGTATCCCTTTCTGTTTACTGCTTCAGGCCATGTACCAGATGTTTCTGATTTTCACTTGCTCTTGATCTTTCTAACAAGGTTCTTTTTCTGAAGGAAAGTTAATatgtaagaaaaaaaaagaatattggTCAACATGCTTTTTCTGTTGCATCGGTTCTTTTTATAAGTAGTGGTCTCTCTTAGAAATTATGCCTCCTTTCTGCAGGACCTTTATAATAACTACTGCCAGTATGTGCCTTGTGCAAATTGCATTTTAATAACTTGTTCggattactctgacagcacctcccaaatctccCTCGGCTAGTTGGCCCCAGCACTTGTAAGTTcccctatcagaatcaggtttattatcactgacttatatgtcgtgagatttgttgttttgcggcagcagtacagggcaaagacataaaattactattaattatTGAATAAATGGtataaaagaaggaataacgaagtagtgttcatgaactgttcagaaatctgatagcgaggggaagaagctgttcctaaatcgtagACTATTTACCAACTTGTAAATGTATCAGTGTTCCTTTGTCTTCACTGAGTCTATATCCTCAAATTCCCATCCCAAAATATTGCAAGAGGATCTTTCATCAGGCTTCCAACGGTTCAAGGAGGAAGCTCTGCCACCAGCAGCTCGTGGTGAATGGcgatggccaataaatgttgtccttgccagtgacatccacatcacaTGCAAGAATATTAAAGGATTACAGCATAGAGGGGGCACATCCAGCCCATTTTGTGTTGCACCTCTGATGCACCTGCCCTGCTTTCTGCCCAGAGCCctgtttcttcttccctttcagcTTTTTGCTTGTGTATTTAAAAGGTGCCTCTTGACTAATTTCTTCTGCAAAACTTCTCATTATCCTGCACAGATTTCCTCTCACGCTATTGTGACTTTTAAAATCTTGCCCCTATATCACTGCCAATCAGGATGCAGGTTATTTCCCCAATCTTTCTACAAAAGCCTTCATCTAATTAGGAAAAGAATCTTGCTCCACACTGCATTGGAACTGTTGTCCGGGATTTTGTGGTCCATTCTCTCAGGTACCTGTACTAACATCTGCTTGTCTTTACACTGCAGACGGAGAGTACTTCAGCGATGAGCAGATGCGAACGCGAGATCCACTGCTGTACGAACAGTATATCAGGCAGTACATGACAGAGGAAGAGCTGTTGGCTCAAAACAGCAGGAATCTGGGTGGTGCAATGAGCCTATCAGACCTACTGATGAACACTTATCAGGAAAAGattgtgcaggagaggttacagTGGCAGCAGGAAAGGGAGGATGcctgtgaggaggaggaggaggaagacgaAGAGGAaggtgccttttttttaaatctcagggCTTGGATTTAATGCAAAGTGAATAATTCAGCCAATCGAAAGTTAGCCTAAATCTTATACTGTTGTTATTacactaaacctttcttatctgaTTACATTTTTGGATTATGTTTTCCTTGTATTACTGTTTCATTTGTTAAATCCAgtctggagcaggtttgaggggccgagtggcctcctactgttcctaattcatatgagATTCTGACATAAATTTTGCCAGACTCTAGCAATGTGAGGGGCATC
This window harbors:
- the ccdc97 gene encoding coiled-coil domain-containing protein 97 isoform X1 is translated as MDGEDCANPAEGPRMQDDSSLDAVTQEVTTQAEEMLVVPNEGRVTPNEAGEQNQPGVLASAAAIRVSKEYVDLQEEGAMDASLNSMFHTISSSKAVIKSQQKDEPDLRYDQKLSIVKELFYCKPVVFLERFHKVIKEEHLVCFHHLAGNYEVAFYCNEVRKSSMKKSARTNVRNKRYAALQQLIKDGEYFSDEQMRTRDPLLYEQYIRQYMTEEELLAQNSRNLGGAMSLSDLLMNTYQEKIVQERLQWQQEREDACEEEEEEDEEEEERPESKAAEWVPSDDERTMLRDEFVSRMYQRFLDGEDGDFDYSAVDDNPDFDNLDIVNRDEEERYFDEEEPVEIEDMEMELDRE
- the ccdc97 gene encoding coiled-coil domain-containing protein 97 isoform X2, which produces MQDDSSLDAVTQEVTTQAEEMLVVPNEGRVTPNEAGEQNQPGVLASAAAIRVSKEYVDLQEEGAMDASLNSMFHTISSSKAVIKSQQKDEPDLRYDQKLSIVKELFYCKPVVFLERFHKVIKEEHLVCFHHLAGNYEVAFYCNEVRKSSMKKSARTNVRNKRYAALQQLIKDGEYFSDEQMRTRDPLLYEQYIRQYMTEEELLAQNSRNLGGAMSLSDLLMNTYQEKIVQERLQWQQEREDACEEEEEEDEEEEERPESKAAEWVPSDDERTMLRDEFVSRMYQRFLDGEDGDFDYSAVDDNPDFDNLDIVNRDEEERYFDEEEPVEIEDMEMELDRE